Proteins encoded together in one Leisingera methylohalidivorans DSM 14336 window:
- the xdhA gene encoding xanthine dehydrogenase small subunit, with amino-acid sequence MAHQTDIRFLLNGKDIVLEDLKATTTLLDFLRLEQRLTGTKEGCAEGDCGACTVLVGRLQNGALRYEAVNACIRFLASLNGCHVVTVEHLSGPGGRLHPVQQAMVEYHGSQCGFCTPGFVMSLYALWMENPQPTGAEVETAVQGNLCRCTGYEPIVRAALAVNQYGSPANDYLTKERVSLTAKLQAIQPDARVVTGPEDDRAILPLNSADLAQVLAENPNATIVAGSTDVGLWVTKFMKPISPVVFVSHLEELKSIELTDEALIIGAGVTYTESEAAIRDAFPHLSAYWDRIAGWQVRNMGTIGGNIANGSPIGDTPPVLISLGAEVTLQKKGGSRTLPLEEFFIDYGKQDREPGDFVASIRIPLRRDGQIDAAYKISKRRDEDISSVAAGVSVDVADGVITAARIAFGGMAATPKRAASAEAALVGQPWGEPAFDAAAEAVQQDFTPLSDWRASADYRMLSASNLLRRFYLEHDAGTAGAVRLAVA; translated from the coding sequence ATGGCACATCAAACCGACATCCGCTTTCTTCTGAACGGCAAGGACATTGTGCTGGAGGACCTGAAGGCGACCACCACCTTGCTGGATTTTCTGCGCCTGGAGCAGCGCCTGACCGGTACCAAGGAAGGCTGCGCTGAGGGTGACTGCGGCGCCTGCACTGTGCTGGTGGGACGGCTGCAGAATGGCGCCCTGCGTTATGAGGCGGTGAACGCCTGCATCCGTTTCCTGGCGTCGCTCAATGGCTGCCATGTGGTGACGGTTGAGCATCTGTCCGGCCCGGGCGGGCGGCTGCACCCGGTGCAGCAGGCGATGGTGGAATACCACGGCAGCCAGTGCGGTTTCTGCACGCCGGGCTTTGTGATGTCGCTTTATGCGCTATGGATGGAAAACCCGCAGCCGACCGGGGCTGAGGTGGAAACCGCGGTACAGGGCAACCTCTGCCGCTGCACCGGCTATGAGCCGATTGTGCGGGCCGCGCTGGCGGTGAACCAATACGGCTCCCCGGCCAATGATTACCTGACCAAAGAACGCGTTAGTCTGACCGCCAAGCTGCAGGCGATTCAGCCGGACGCCCGCGTGGTGACCGGCCCCGAGGACGACCGCGCCATCCTGCCACTGAATAGCGCCGATCTGGCGCAGGTGCTGGCAGAGAACCCCAACGCGACCATCGTGGCAGGCTCCACCGATGTCGGCCTGTGGGTCACCAAATTCATGAAGCCGATCTCTCCGGTGGTGTTTGTGTCCCATCTGGAAGAGCTGAAGTCCATCGAGCTGACCGACGAGGCGCTGATCATCGGTGCCGGCGTCACCTATACCGAAAGCGAGGCGGCGATCCGTGATGCCTTCCCGCATCTAAGCGCATACTGGGACCGCATCGCCGGCTGGCAGGTGCGCAACATGGGCACCATCGGCGGCAATATCGCCAACGGCTCGCCCATCGGGGACACACCGCCGGTACTGATCTCTCTTGGCGCCGAGGTGACGCTGCAGAAAAAGGGCGGCAGCCGCACCCTGCCACTGGAAGAATTCTTTATCGACTATGGCAAGCAGGACCGCGAGCCTGGGGATTTTGTCGCCTCAATCCGCATTCCGCTGCGCCGGGATGGTCAAATTGATGCTGCCTACAAGATCTCCAAGCGCCGGGATGAAGATATTTCCTCGGTTGCTGCCGGAGTCAGCGTGGACGTGGCAGACGGTGTGATCACCGCGGCCCGCATTGCGTTCGGCGGCATGGCGGCAACGCCCAAGCGCGCCGCCAGTGCCGAGGCTGCGCTGGTTGGACAGCCCTGGGGCGAACCGGCGTTCGATGCGGCAGCGGAGGCAGTGCAGCAGGACTTCACACCCTTGAGCGACTGGCGCGCCTCTGCTGACTACCGGATGCTGTCGGCCAGCAACCTGCTGCGCCGTTTCTACTTGGAACATGATGCGGGAACCGCCGGTGCCGTCCGGCTGGCCGTCGCCTGA
- a CDS encoding LysR family transcriptional regulator: MSYLESLRVFTRVVELGSITSGGRDLRLTPAVASKRIKELEKHLGVRLFNRTTRSLTPTEAGKLFYAEAKKVLESIEDAEAVVSQFSEAPRGVIRVTAPLGVGRRIIAPLVPGFVEDYPATEIRMRMSDRKVDILADGLDVAFFIGTPHDSTLKMRKIANCARVLCAAPAYLERHGTPQVPEDLLTGHNCLLLRYPRSPEYFWTLDTPEGPRKLEVSGKYDADDSDVLTNWALDGHGIVNKPRFDVAAHLRSGALVEVLRDTPPEPTIFGCLYPHRKLQDPKIRLFVDHAVKHGLAAFRRSEAGS; encoded by the coding sequence ATGTCTTATCTGGAATCCCTGCGGGTTTTTACCCGAGTCGTCGAACTGGGCAGCATCACCTCTGGCGGGCGGGATCTGCGGCTGACACCGGCGGTCGCCAGCAAACGGATCAAGGAGCTTGAAAAGCACCTTGGCGTCCGCCTGTTCAACCGCACGACGAGATCGCTGACCCCGACTGAGGCCGGAAAGCTGTTTTATGCCGAGGCGAAGAAAGTCCTCGAATCGATTGAGGACGCCGAGGCGGTGGTCTCGCAGTTCTCCGAGGCGCCGCGCGGGGTGATCCGGGTGACCGCGCCGCTTGGTGTCGGCCGCCGTATCATTGCGCCGTTGGTGCCGGGATTTGTCGAGGACTATCCCGCCACCGAAATCCGCATGCGGATGTCGGACCGCAAGGTCGACATTCTGGCCGACGGGCTGGACGTGGCGTTCTTCATCGGGACTCCGCATGATTCCACGCTGAAAATGCGAAAGATCGCCAATTGCGCGCGGGTGCTGTGCGCCGCGCCGGCCTATCTTGAGCGGCACGGGACGCCGCAGGTGCCGGAGGATCTGCTGACCGGCCACAACTGCCTGCTGCTGCGCTATCCGCGCTCGCCGGAATATTTCTGGACGCTGGACACGCCGGAGGGGCCGCGCAAGCTGGAGGTGTCAGGGAAATACGATGCCGACGACAGCGATGTGCTGACCAATTGGGCGCTGGACGGGCACGGCATTGTCAACAAGCCGCGGTTTGACGTGGCCGCGCATCTGCGCTCTGGCGCGCTGGTCGAGGTGCTGCGGGATACGCCGCCGGAGCCGACCATTTTCGGCTGCCTCTATCCGCACCGGAAACTGCAGGACCCCAAGATCCGCCTGTTTGTTGACCATGCAGTGAAACACGGGCTGGCGGCCTTCAGGCGGAGCGAGGCGGGAAGTTAG
- a CDS encoding urate hydroxylase PuuD, with the protein MEELVIMWDWLGFAVRWLHVITAIAWIGSSFYFVALDLGLRKVPHLPVGAHGEEWQVHGGGFYHIQKYLVAPENMPDHLIWFKWESYATWLSGAGLLMIVYWAGGELYLIDSSKADLALWQGILISGASLSIGWLVYDALCKSPLGEQPTLLMVLLFVLLVAMGWGYNQIFTGRAVMLHLGAFTATIMTANVFFIIMPNQRIVVKDLQEGRTPDAKYGKIAKLRSTHNNYLTLPVVFLMLSNHYPLAFATEYNWLIAALVFLMGVTIRHYFNSNHAGTSNPTWTWPVTAILFIGIMILSQAPLQQDTYEESEARELTKSEQVFASNQHFEDVMNVVPGRCAMCHAREPYYDGIRRAPKNVLLETPADVAKYAKEIYLQAGATHAMPPANVTFMEDEERALIRRWYGSASKNLPFALAAN; encoded by the coding sequence ATGGAAGAGCTTGTGATCATGTGGGACTGGCTGGGCTTTGCTGTCCGCTGGCTTCACGTCATCACCGCCATTGCCTGGATCGGGTCGTCCTTCTATTTCGTCGCGCTGGACCTCGGCTTGCGGAAAGTTCCGCATCTGCCGGTCGGCGCGCATGGCGAGGAATGGCAGGTCCATGGCGGCGGTTTCTATCACATCCAGAAATACCTGGTGGCGCCGGAGAACATGCCGGACCATCTGATCTGGTTCAAATGGGAGAGCTACGCCACCTGGCTGTCGGGTGCCGGCCTTTTGATGATCGTCTATTGGGCGGGCGGCGAGCTGTACCTGATCGACTCCAGCAAAGCCGATCTGGCCCTGTGGCAGGGCATTCTGATTTCCGGCGCTTCGCTGAGCATCGGCTGGCTGGTCTATGACGCGCTGTGCAAATCGCCGCTGGGGGAACAGCCGACCCTTCTGATGGTGCTGCTGTTTGTTCTGCTGGTCGCCATGGGCTGGGGCTACAACCAGATATTCACCGGCCGCGCAGTGATGCTGCATCTGGGTGCCTTTACCGCGACGATCATGACTGCAAACGTCTTTTTCATCATCATGCCGAACCAGCGTATTGTGGTGAAGGATCTGCAGGAAGGCCGCACGCCGGATGCCAAGTATGGCAAGATCGCCAAGCTGCGCTCGACCCATAACAACTATCTGACGCTGCCGGTCGTGTTCCTGATGCTGTCCAACCACTATCCGCTGGCCTTTGCCACCGAGTACAACTGGCTGATCGCGGCGCTGGTGTTCCTGATGGGGGTGACCATCCGCCATTACTTCAACAGCAACCACGCAGGGACCAGCAACCCGACCTGGACCTGGCCTGTGACCGCCATCCTGTTCATCGGCATCATGATCCTGAGCCAAGCGCCTCTGCAACAAGATACATATGAGGAATCCGAAGCGCGGGAGCTGACCAAAAGCGAGCAGGTCTTTGCCAGCAATCAGCATTTCGAGGATGTGATGAATGTGGTGCCGGGCCGTTGTGCGATGTGCCACGCGCGGGAGCCCTACTATGACGGGATCCGCCGAGCGCCCAAGAACGTGCTGCTGGAGACTCCGGCCGATGTGGCGAAATACGCCAAGGAGATCTACCTCCAGGCTGGCGCCACCCACGCGATGCCGCCCGCCAATGTGACCTTTATGGAGGACGAGGAGCGCGCTTTGATCCGCCGCTGGTACGGCAGCGCTTCCAAGAATCTGCCGTTCGCGCTGGCTGCGAACTAA
- a CDS encoding LysR family transcriptional regulator, producing the protein MAYLDNIRTFVRVYELGNMSAAARDMRISAAVASSRISQLEDHLNVRLFQRTTRLLNPTEQGNLFYQGAVKILEAVDEAEADISSVTQTPRGTLYVAAPLGLGQRLVAPAVPKFKEAYPLISIRLRMSDRKLDLAAEGLDAAFFLGVPEDSNLRIRKIADCPRVLCASPDYIRQRGQPKNSEELKTDAHDCLNLRYPGAPEFQWPLRSQDGVKRVTVTGPFESDHGDVLTNWALDGHGIILKPVFEISEHLASGRLVPVLAEEPPIPIQMACLYVHRRHQDPKVRLFMDFMVDHIQASLPSE; encoded by the coding sequence ATGGCCTATCTCGACAACATCCGCACCTTTGTCCGGGTTTATGAACTTGGCAACATGTCCGCCGCCGCGCGGGACATGCGGATATCGGCCGCCGTGGCGTCGTCGCGCATATCGCAGCTGGAGGATCACCTGAATGTGCGGCTGTTCCAGCGCACCACCCGGCTTTTGAACCCGACCGAGCAGGGCAATCTGTTCTATCAAGGTGCAGTGAAAATCCTGGAAGCCGTGGATGAGGCCGAGGCGGATATCAGCAGCGTGACCCAGACACCGCGCGGCACGCTCTATGTGGCGGCGCCTTTGGGGCTGGGGCAGCGTCTGGTTGCGCCCGCGGTGCCGAAGTTCAAGGAAGCCTATCCGCTGATCTCGATCCGGCTGCGGATGTCGGACCGCAAGCTGGACCTGGCCGCGGAGGGCTTGGACGCGGCGTTTTTCCTGGGCGTGCCGGAGGATTCCAATCTGCGTATCCGCAAGATCGCTGACTGCCCGCGGGTGCTGTGCGCCTCACCGGACTATATCAGGCAACGCGGACAGCCGAAGAACAGTGAGGAACTGAAGACCGACGCGCATGACTGCCTGAACCTCCGCTATCCCGGCGCACCGGAGTTTCAGTGGCCGCTGCGCAGCCAGGACGGGGTCAAGCGGGTCACAGTCACCGGACCGTTTGAATCGGATCACGGCGACGTGCTGACCAACTGGGCGCTGGACGGGCATGGAATCATCCTGAAACCGGTGTTCGAGATCTCGGAACACCTCGCCTCCGGCCGGCTGGTGCCGGTGCTGGCAGAGGAGCCGCCGATCCCGATTCAGATGGCCTGTCTGTATGTGCATCGCCGCCACCAGGATCCCAAGGTGCGGCTGTTCATGGATTTCATGGTGGATCACATCCAGGCATCGCTGCCCTCAGAATGA
- the uraH gene encoding hydroxyisourate hydrolase — protein sequence MAGFLTTHVLDTARGCPAEGLKIDLYRIEGSERVHLRSLTTNDDGRTDKQILPAGEFATGTYELVFHAGGYLRATGQAGAAPLFLDEVPLRFGISEADSHYHVPLLLSPYGYSTYRGS from the coding sequence ATGGCCGGATTTCTGACCACCCATGTTCTGGACACCGCCCGCGGCTGCCCGGCAGAAGGGCTGAAGATTGATCTCTACCGGATCGAGGGCAGCGAGCGCGTCCATCTGCGCAGCCTGACCACCAACGACGACGGGCGCACCGATAAGCAGATCCTGCCCGCAGGTGAATTCGCGACCGGCACCTATGAACTGGTGTTCCATGCCGGCGGCTATCTGCGCGCAACCGGGCAGGCAGGCGCCGCTCCTCTGTTCCTGGATGAAGTGCCGCTGCGGTTCGGCATCAGTGAGGCAGACAGCCACTATCATGTGCCGCTGTTGCTGTCGCCCTACGGCTATTCGACTTACCGCGGCAGCTGA
- the puuE gene encoding allantoinase PuuE — protein MTRYPRDLRGYGADAPDPQWPNGAKAAVQFVLNYEEGGENCILHGDAASEAFLSDIPGAAQWPGQRHWNMESVYEYGSRAGFWRLHRLFTGAGIPLTIYGVATALARSPEQVQAMKDADWEIASHGLKWVEHKDMTEEEESAAIAEAVRLHTEVTGERPRGWYTGRCSVSTVRLVAEEGGFDYISDTYDDDLPYWRETGGRDQLIIPYTLEANDMRFANSPGWITGEHFFQYLKDAFDVIYAEGKAGAPKMMTIGLHCRLIGRPGKVAGLKRFIDYIQGFEGVWCPRRIDIAEHWAETHPPVKRERPSRMDREEFVTKFGSIFEHSPWIADRAFDLELGPAHDCAAGVHNALCRIFRTASEEERLGVLTAHPDLAGKLAAAGRLTAESTSEQSSAGLDMLTDEERESFTRLNTEYVEKHGFPFIIAVRDHNKASIMEAFHRRIHNDRATEFGEACRQVERIAQFRLQDLLP, from the coding sequence GTGACGCGCTATCCTCGTGACTTGCGCGGATACGGTGCTGACGCACCTGACCCGCAGTGGCCCAATGGGGCCAAAGCCGCCGTGCAATTTGTACTCAACTATGAAGAAGGCGGGGAGAACTGCATCCTGCACGGGGATGCGGCCTCGGAAGCCTTTTTGTCTGACATTCCCGGTGCTGCGCAATGGCCCGGCCAGCGCCATTGGAACATGGAGTCGGTCTATGAATACGGATCGCGGGCCGGCTTCTGGCGACTGCACCGGCTGTTCACCGGCGCCGGCATCCCGCTGACCATCTATGGTGTCGCCACCGCGCTGGCCCGCAGCCCCGAACAGGTGCAGGCGATGAAGGACGCGGATTGGGAAATCGCCAGCCATGGGTTGAAATGGGTCGAGCACAAGGACATGACCGAGGAGGAGGAGAGTGCGGCCATTGCAGAGGCTGTGCGGCTGCATACCGAGGTTACAGGTGAGCGCCCGCGCGGCTGGTACACCGGGCGCTGCAGCGTCAGCACTGTGCGGCTGGTGGCTGAGGAAGGCGGATTTGATTACATCTCCGACACCTACGACGACGACCTGCCCTATTGGCGGGAAACCGGCGGGCGCGATCAGTTGATCATCCCCTACACGCTGGAAGCCAATGATATGCGGTTTGCGAACTCACCGGGCTGGATTACTGGCGAGCATTTCTTTCAGTATCTGAAGGATGCCTTCGACGTGATTTATGCCGAAGGAAAGGCCGGTGCGCCGAAGATGATGACCATCGGGCTGCATTGCCGCTTGATCGGCCGGCCCGGCAAGGTTGCGGGTCTGAAGCGTTTTATCGACTATATCCAAGGCTTTGAGGGCGTCTGGTGCCCGCGCCGGATCGACATTGCCGAGCATTGGGCCGAAACCCATCCGCCGGTCAAGCGCGAACGCCCCAGCCGGATGGACCGCGAGGAGTTTGTCACCAAGTTCGGTTCGATCTTCGAGCATTCGCCCTGGATCGCCGACCGCGCCTTTGATCTGGAGCTGGGTCCGGCGCATGACTGCGCTGCCGGTGTCCACAACGCGCTGTGCCGGATCTTCCGCACCGCCAGCGAGGAAGAGCGCCTGGGCGTGCTGACCGCACACCCGGATCTGGCGGGCAAGCTGGCCGCCGCCGGCCGTCTGACGGCTGAGAGCACCTCGGAACAGTCCAGTGCCGGCCTTGATATGCTGACCGATGAGGAGCGCGAGAGTTTCACCCGGCTCAACACCGAATATGTGGAGAAGCACGGCTTTCCCTTCATCATCGCGGTGCGCGACCACAACAAGGCGTCGATCATGGAGGCGTTCCATCGCCGCATTCACAATGACCGGGCGACCGAGTTCGGCGAGGCCTGCCGCCAGGTCGAGCGTATTGCCCAGTTCCGTCTGCAGGATCTGCTGCCGTGA
- a CDS encoding ureidoglycolate lyase, whose protein sequence is MSGLLTAKPLTAAAFAPYGDVIEIAGAPDKMINQGMCGRHHDRAALDFGPDGRAGISLFDAKARHLPHKVDMVERHPEGSQAFVPVSGVPMLVVVADDNSGVPVNLQAFISQPGQSINLHQGTWHGVLAPLGAPGQYIVVDRIGTSPNLEEHWFKEPFTVVAD, encoded by the coding sequence GTGAGCGGGCTGCTGACAGCAAAGCCGCTGACCGCAGCGGCTTTTGCGCCTTATGGCGACGTGATCGAGATCGCGGGCGCGCCGGACAAGATGATCAATCAGGGCATGTGCGGCCGTCACCACGATCGCGCGGCCCTGGATTTCGGCCCGGACGGCCGGGCCGGCATCAGCCTGTTTGATGCCAAAGCCCGCCACCTGCCGCACAAGGTGGACATGGTGGAACGCCACCCGGAAGGCAGCCAGGCATTCGTGCCTGTCAGCGGCGTGCCGATGCTGGTGGTGGTGGCGGATGACAACAGCGGCGTGCCGGTCAACCTGCAGGCCTTTATCAGCCAGCCGGGCCAATCCATAAACTTGCACCAGGGCACCTGGCACGGGGTGCTTGCGCCGCTGGGTGCGCCCGGCCAATACATTGTTGTCGACCGGATCGGCACCTCGCCGAACCTCGAGGAACACTGGTTCAAGGAGCCTTTCACAGTGGTCGCGGACTGA